The following proteins are co-located in the Microcystis wesenbergii NRERC-220 genome:
- the sufC gene encoding Fe-S cluster assembly ATPase SufC yields the protein MSEVILSVKNLTASIDGNQILKGVNLEIKAGETHAIMGRNGSGKSTFSKVIAGHPDYEVTGGEIIYKGENLLDKEPDERALMGIFLAFQYPLEIPGVSNLDFLRVAYNARQKYLGSEELDSFDFEELVEKKLEVVQMNPSFLGRSLNEGFSGGEKKRNEILQMALLEPTLGILDEIDSGLDIDALRIVAQGVNHLATPDNAFLLITHYQRLLNYIEPDVIHVMYDGRIVTSGGKELALELERTGYDFLDEQLLAVK from the coding sequence ATGAGTGAAGTAATTTTATCGGTAAAAAATCTGACCGCTAGTATTGATGGAAATCAGATTCTTAAAGGAGTTAACCTCGAAATTAAAGCGGGTGAAACCCACGCAATTATGGGACGCAATGGCTCAGGAAAAAGTACCTTTTCCAAAGTAATCGCTGGACATCCCGATTATGAAGTAACTGGGGGAGAAATAATTTATAAAGGTGAAAATCTTTTAGACAAAGAACCCGATGAACGAGCGCTTATGGGTATCTTTCTCGCTTTCCAATATCCCTTAGAAATCCCCGGCGTTAGTAACCTCGATTTTCTTCGCGTTGCCTATAATGCCCGACAAAAATATTTAGGTTCGGAAGAATTAGATAGTTTTGACTTTGAGGAATTAGTCGAGAAAAAACTAGAAGTTGTCCAGATGAATCCTAGCTTTCTTGGCAGAAGTTTAAACGAAGGTTTCTCCGGTGGTGAGAAAAAACGTAATGAAATCCTACAAATGGCCTTATTAGAACCTACTTTAGGAATTCTCGATGAAATTGACTCTGGTTTAGACATCGATGCTTTGCGGATTGTTGCCCAGGGAGTCAATCACTTAGCTACCCCCGATAACGCTTTTTTACTTATCACTCACTATCAGCGTCTGCTCAACTACATTGAACCCGATGTTATTCATGTTATGTACGATGGGCGCATTGTCACCAGTGGCGGTAAAGAATTAGCTCTCGAATTAGAAAGAACTGGCTACGATTTCCTCGACGAACAATTATTAGCCGTTAAGTAA
- a CDS encoding CPBP family intramembrane glutamic endopeptidase has translation MFDNFSKKLPWQSLKQAIAFVLTIIALTPVVTALISSVNQPQIQSNIQLYQTNLNLQATTLSTDADPNSEEFANLKLIQTSLIGEDTYNTAEEQYLSAQKSAKKTITELEKSAVNPEQKKSLERDINSLKDLELKLSLIQASQGDLDSARKIWQEIKEKSAFENYKPAVLKNALLLEGLYSEPPEIAADAEARIERNFQGWFRYTILEKLYSLENRQEDLLALEEEQSEVAANALIKLILLAFLPLIGGLIGVVLLVFLLVQWLLRQQRALLFLDDSLAWQTKWGGETLWWGIIIGFFFVGQIVLPVIFGILSSFLSLNPEKFNLEAKAIYVVVSYLALTLSSLSVLYLAIKPFRPLPPDWFRFKLFSPWLLWGLAGYFVALPLVIIVSLLNQLIWQGQGGSNPLLTLALESQNTFALVCFGFTASLAAPFFEEIVFRGFLLASLTRYLPVWGAIALSSLIFALAHQNLSEVLPLTVLGCVLGFVYTRSKNLLSSMLVHSLWNGGTLLSLFLLGSGAG, from the coding sequence ATGTTCGATAATTTCTCAAAAAAACTCCCCTGGCAAAGTCTCAAACAAGCGATCGCTTTTGTCTTAACAATTATTGCTTTAACTCCAGTGGTTACAGCTTTAATTTCTAGTGTTAATCAGCCCCAAATCCAATCGAATATTCAACTGTATCAAACCAATCTCAACCTACAAGCCACGACTCTCAGCACCGATGCTGATCCTAATAGTGAGGAATTTGCTAATCTTAAATTAATTCAAACTTCCCTGATCGGTGAAGATACTTATAACACTGCCGAGGAACAGTATTTATCAGCCCAGAAAAGTGCCAAAAAAACAATCACCGAACTAGAAAAATCAGCAGTTAATCCCGAACAAAAAAAATCCCTTGAGCGCGACATAAATTCCTTAAAAGATTTAGAACTGAAATTAAGTCTCATTCAAGCTAGTCAAGGTGACTTGGATTCGGCACGGAAAATCTGGCAAGAGATCAAGGAAAAATCAGCATTTGAGAATTATAAACCTGCTGTTTTAAAAAATGCGCTGCTGTTAGAGGGATTGTACAGTGAACCCCCCGAAATTGCTGCCGATGCTGAAGCGAGAATCGAGCGCAATTTTCAAGGATGGTTTCGTTATACCATTCTGGAAAAATTATATAGTCTCGAAAATCGTCAAGAGGATTTACTCGCTTTAGAGGAAGAACAGAGTGAAGTGGCGGCTAATGCCTTAATTAAACTAATTTTATTGGCTTTTTTGCCTCTTATCGGCGGTTTAATCGGTGTTGTGCTGTTGGTCTTTTTATTAGTGCAGTGGCTGCTCCGCCAACAGCGAGCGCTGCTCTTTTTAGATGATAGTCTCGCTTGGCAAACTAAGTGGGGAGGAGAAACCCTCTGGTGGGGAATAATTATCGGTTTCTTTTTCGTCGGACAAATTGTTTTACCGGTAATTTTCGGGATTTTATCGAGTTTCTTGAGTCTCAATCCCGAAAAATTCAATCTAGAAGCTAAAGCAATATACGTTGTAGTTAGTTATTTAGCCTTAACATTGAGCAGTTTATCGGTTTTATACCTAGCGATCAAGCCTTTTCGCCCTTTACCTCCCGATTGGTTTCGTTTTAAACTCTTTAGTCCTTGGCTTCTCTGGGGGTTAGCTGGCTATTTTGTCGCTTTACCCCTGGTTATTATCGTTTCTTTGCTTAATCAACTAATTTGGCAAGGACAGGGGGGTAGTAACCCGCTGCTGACTTTAGCCCTAGAATCCCAGAATACCTTCGCTTTAGTCTGTTTTGGCTTTACTGCTTCCCTTGCCGCTCCTTTTTTCGAGGAAATTGTCTTTCGCGGCTTTTTACTAGCTTCTTTGACTCGTTATCTGCCTGTCTGGGGTGCGATCGCTCTTAGTAGTTTGATTTTCGCCCTGGCTCACCAAAATTTGTCAGAAGTGCTGCCTTTAACCGTGCTAGGTTGTGTTCTTGGCTTTGTTTACACCCGCTCGAAAAATTTATTATCCTCGATGTTGGTTCATAGTCTCTGGAATGGTGGCACCCTGTTAAGTTTATTTTTATTGGGCAGCGGTGCGGGTTAG
- a CDS encoding glycosyltransferase family 4 protein: MRILLYSYNYYPEPIGIAPLMTELAEGLVKRGHQVRVLTAFPWYPNSEIDPEYRGKIYLEEERNGVKIQRSYVWARPQRSLKNRIFFELSFVFLSFFQALKGEKPDLIFLTVPGLPVCVPAALLSKLYGVPIILNLQDILPDAAVHVGLLTNQKMIKVFSSLEKFAYKTAGKISVIADGFTKNLLTKNVPSQKIIEIPNWVDVSFIKPLSKNNNYFRQENHLEGKFVVLYSGNIALTQPLETLIDAAVHLVDIPEIKVVIVGKKEALDRLEKYRQQQGASNVLLLPFQSREKLPEMLAAADVGMVMQKHNVISFNMPSKIQVLLASGRAIIASVPADGTAARAIERSGGGLVVTPEEPEALATAILKLYKNPDLATILGEKGRQYAEENYAFEKTLDQYENLFSQVVSQ; the protein is encoded by the coding sequence ATGCGAATTTTGCTCTATTCTTATAACTATTATCCCGAACCGATCGGCATCGCTCCCCTGATGACAGAATTAGCGGAAGGATTGGTTAAAAGAGGTCATCAAGTCAGGGTTTTAACCGCTTTTCCTTGGTATCCTAATAGTGAAATCGATCCCGAATACCGAGGAAAAATCTATCTAGAAGAAGAACGCAACGGTGTTAAAATTCAACGTTCCTACGTTTGGGCGCGTCCCCAAAGAAGTTTAAAAAATCGAATTTTCTTTGAATTGAGCTTTGTTTTTTTGAGTTTCTTTCAGGCTCTCAAGGGTGAAAAACCCGATCTAATTTTCTTAACTGTCCCCGGATTACCCGTTTGCGTTCCCGCCGCTTTATTGAGTAAATTATACGGGGTGCCGATCATTCTAAATTTGCAGGATATTCTGCCTGATGCGGCAGTTCATGTGGGATTATTAACTAATCAGAAAATGATTAAGGTTTTTAGTAGTCTCGAAAAATTTGCCTACAAAACTGCCGGTAAAATCTCAGTTATTGCCGATGGTTTTACCAAAAATCTCCTCACTAAAAATGTGCCGAGTCAGAAAATTATTGAGATTCCTAATTGGGTGGATGTGAGCTTTATTAAACCCCTGTCAAAAAACAATAATTATTTCCGTCAAGAAAATCATCTTGAGGGCAAGTTTGTTGTTTTATATTCTGGCAATATTGCCCTAACCCAACCCCTAGAAACCCTGATCGATGCTGCGGTTCACTTAGTTGACATTCCTGAGATTAAAGTGGTAATTGTTGGTAAAAAAGAAGCACTCGATCGCCTAGAAAAGTATCGCCAACAACAGGGGGCCAGTAATGTGCTTTTATTACCCTTTCAATCCAGGGAAAAATTACCAGAAATGTTAGCGGCAGCCGATGTGGGTATGGTGATGCAAAAACATAATGTTATTTCCTTTAATATGCCGTCCAAAATTCAGGTATTATTAGCTAGTGGTCGTGCTATTATTGCTTCTGTTCCCGCCGATGGAACCGCCGCTAGGGCGATCGAGCGTAGTGGTGGTGGTTTGGTGGTTACTCCCGAAGAGCCGGAGGCATTAGCTACGGCTATTTTAAAGCTATACAAAAACCCAGATTTAGCAACTATACTAGGAGAAAAGGGACGACAATACGCAGAAGAAAATTATGCCTTTGAAAAGACGTTGGATCAATACGAAAATCTTTTTTCTCAAGTAGTTAGTCAATAA
- the sufD gene encoding Fe-S cluster assembly protein SufD, whose translation MTAIITKPEQSGELLLKLSRETVPTIDNGKILELRESGASKAQELAIPGRKDEEWQFTDLSQLWAIDFCAPQPVTIDKNALAVFLLPEAKNSHLVFVNGIYQPELSDISALPPGVSVSNLANAQKDVLVNYLGKEKTPEFFTALNQAGLSDGAVIHVTANTVVTTPIHLLFITVVEEIPRFYQPHSLIVAETGASVNIIENYGALAEHCSDLPVNYSYFTNAVTEIYLEANAEVIHTRVQRESGDGFHIGRTIIEQGRDSRYTLNEINLGAKLCRHNLDVLQKGEQTETNLHGLAMITGQQTADTHSAIYLNHPHGIANQLHKCIVDGSAHAIFNGKVFVPKPAQLTNASQLNRNLLISNKARVNTKPELQITADNVKCSHGATVSQLEADDLFYLQSRGLSADTARSLLIDAFSAEILAKIPLESLRQRLGQCVACRSVE comes from the coding sequence ATGACAGCCATAATCACGAAACCTGAACAATCAGGAGAATTATTGTTAAAATTGTCGCGAGAAACGGTTCCCACTATCGATAACGGTAAAATTCTCGAATTAAGAGAATCGGGAGCCAGTAAAGCTCAAGAATTAGCCATCCCTGGCAGAAAAGATGAAGAATGGCAATTCACCGATTTAAGTCAACTCTGGGCGATCGATTTTTGCGCTCCCCAACCCGTTACAATCGATAAAAATGCCCTAGCTGTTTTTTTGCTGCCTGAAGCCAAAAACAGCCACCTAGTCTTCGTTAACGGCATTTATCAGCCCGAATTGTCCGATATTTCCGCTTTACCCCCCGGTGTCAGCGTCAGCAATCTCGCCAATGCACAAAAAGATGTTCTTGTCAACTATCTAGGGAAAGAAAAAACCCCCGAATTTTTTACCGCACTCAACCAAGCTGGACTAAGCGATGGGGCAGTAATTCACGTCACCGCTAACACCGTCGTCACAACCCCGATACATCTCCTATTTATCACCGTTGTGGAGGAAATTCCCCGCTTTTATCAGCCCCATAGCCTAATCGTGGCGGAAACGGGAGCTAGTGTCAATATTATCGAGAATTACGGGGCTTTAGCCGAACATTGCTCCGATTTACCTGTAAATTACTCTTATTTCACCAATGCTGTCACGGAAATTTACCTCGAAGCCAACGCCGAGGTCATCCATACCAGAGTACAACGGGAATCGGGAGATGGTTTTCACATCGGACGCACGATAATTGAACAAGGGCGCGATAGCCGTTACACTCTCAACGAGATAAATCTAGGAGCTAAACTCTGCCGTCATAACCTCGATGTACTGCAAAAAGGCGAACAAACCGAGACAAATCTGCACGGATTAGCCATGATTACCGGACAACAAACCGCCGATACCCACAGCGCCATCTATCTCAACCATCCCCACGGCATCGCCAACCAACTGCATAAATGTATCGTTGATGGTAGCGCTCACGCCATCTTTAATGGTAAAGTGTTTGTTCCCAAACCCGCCCAATTAACCAACGCCTCCCAGTTAAATCGGAATTTGTTAATTTCTAACAAGGCACGAGTCAACACCAAACCGGAATTACAAATTACCGCCGATAACGTCAAATGTTCCCACGGGGCAACCGTTAGCCAACTGGAAGCCGATGATTTATTCTATCTGCAAAGCCGGGGCTTAAGCGCCGACACCGCCCGCAGTTTGTTAATTGATGCTTTCTCGGCCGAGATTTTAGCTAAAATTCCTCTAGAATCCCTCCGCCAAAGATTGGGGCAATGTGTCGCCTGTCGCAGTGTGGAATAA
- the sufR gene encoding iron-sulfur cluster biosynthesis transcriptional regulator SufR, with protein sequence MTTTQPASTKDDILQYLLKNGQSTAQDLAEELSISPQATRRHLKDLEEEGLIEYFAVQNKIGRPQHIYRLSRQGRGRFPHNYDNFAVSFLNTLVETVGEQQVGEILKKQWQRKAAEYQLRLGKGSLGERMRKLLEIRQEEGYMAELVALEAENSYILAEHHCAIAEVAGSYPSICGHELEMFAMLLPDCTIERTHWINQGEQRCGYLIKCKG encoded by the coding sequence ATGACCACGACTCAACCCGCCTCGACGAAAGACGATATTCTGCAATATTTGCTCAAAAACGGTCAATCTACCGCCCAAGACTTGGCTGAAGAGTTAAGTATTAGTCCGCAAGCGACGCGCCGCCATCTTAAGGATTTGGAGGAGGAAGGACTGATAGAATATTTTGCCGTACAAAATAAGATAGGACGGCCCCAGCACATTTATCGTCTCAGTCGTCAAGGTCGTGGCCGTTTTCCCCATAATTACGATAATTTCGCCGTTTCTTTCCTCAATACTCTCGTGGAGACGGTGGGAGAGCAACAGGTGGGGGAAATTCTCAAAAAACAGTGGCAACGCAAAGCGGCAGAATATCAATTGCGCCTCGGCAAGGGGTCTTTAGGGGAAAGAATGAGAAAATTGCTAGAAATTCGCCAAGAGGAGGGTTATATGGCAGAATTAGTGGCACTGGAAGCAGAAAATAGTTATATCCTGGCCGAGCATCATTGCGCTATTGCTGAGGTCGCCGGTTCCTATCCCAGTATCTGTGGCCATGAATTAGAAATGTTTGCCATGCTGCTTCCCGATTGTACGATCGAACGGACTCACTGGATCAACCAAGGTGAGCAACGATGTGGTTATCTAATTAAGTGCAAGGGTTGA
- a CDS encoding SufS family cysteine desulfurase: protein MTIIQEKTLAQKVRADFPILHQTVHDKPLIYLDSAATSQKPIQVLETLRNYYEKDNANVHRGAHTLSVRATEAYEGARDKVARFINAASRQEIVYTRNATEAINLVAYSWALNTLKAGDEIILSVMEHHSNLIPWQIVCQKTGAVIKYVPLTSEESFDLEQYKSLLSDKTKLVAVLHVSNTLGCINPVAEIVSLAHQVGAKVLIDACQSVPHLAIDVQAIDCDWLVASGHKMCAPTGIGFLYGKEAILEAMPPFFGGGEMIAEVYLDHFTCAELPHKFEAGTPAIGEAIALGAAVEYLMGLGMDNIHAYEEELTAHLFKKLGEIEGLRIYGPPPSLTGQGRASLAAFNVEGIHASDLATLLDHEGIAIRSGHHCTQPLHRLFDASGSARASLYFYNTREEIERFIVALQETIDFFANCFS from the coding sequence ATGACAATTATCCAAGAAAAAACCCTCGCCCAAAAAGTCCGCGCCGATTTCCCTATCCTCCATCAAACCGTACACGATAAACCCCTTATCTATCTCGATAGTGCCGCCACTTCCCAAAAACCCATTCAAGTATTAGAAACCCTGCGAAACTATTACGAAAAAGATAACGCTAATGTGCATCGGGGGGCGCATACTTTAAGTGTCCGGGCAACGGAAGCCTACGAAGGAGCCAGAGATAAGGTGGCTAGGTTTATTAATGCCGCTTCTCGTCAGGAAATTGTCTATACTCGCAACGCCACGGAAGCGATTAATTTAGTCGCCTACAGTTGGGCGTTAAATACCCTGAAAGCAGGGGATGAAATTATTCTCTCGGTTATGGAACACCACAGTAATTTAATCCCCTGGCAAATTGTCTGCCAAAAGACGGGGGCAGTGATTAAATATGTGCCATTAACCAGCGAAGAAAGCTTTGATTTAGAACAATATAAATCTTTGTTATCTGACAAAACTAAATTAGTTGCTGTCCTTCATGTTTCTAATACATTAGGCTGTATTAATCCCGTTGCCGAAATAGTCAGCCTTGCCCATCAAGTCGGGGCGAAAGTATTAATTGATGCCTGTCAAAGTGTCCCCCATTTAGCCATTGATGTGCAGGCCATAGATTGTGATTGGTTGGTGGCTAGTGGTCATAAAATGTGCGCCCCCACCGGTATTGGATTTTTGTACGGCAAAGAGGCGATTTTAGAGGCAATGCCGCCCTTTTTTGGTGGTGGCGAAATGATTGCAGAAGTCTATTTAGACCATTTTACCTGTGCCGAACTGCCCCACAAATTTGAAGCTGGAACCCCCGCTATTGGCGAAGCGATTGCTCTCGGTGCTGCAGTAGAATATTTAATGGGTTTAGGTATGGATAATATTCATGCCTACGAGGAAGAATTAACCGCCCATTTGTTCAAAAAATTAGGAGAAATTGAGGGTTTAAGAATTTACGGACCGCCACCTAGTTTAACGGGCCAGGGTCGGGCTAGTTTAGCCGCCTTTAATGTGGAAGGGATTCATGCTAGTGATTTAGCTACTTTATTAGACCACGAAGGAATCGCTATTCGTTCTGGTCATCACTGTACCCAACCTCTACACCGCCTTTTTGATGCTTCTGGCAGCGCGCGGGCAAGTCTATATTTTTATAATACCCGTGAAGAAATCGAGCGCTTTATTGTCGCCCTACAGGAAACTATCGATTTCTTTGCCAATTGTTTTTCTTAG
- the sufB gene encoding Fe-S cluster assembly protein SufB, translating to MSATTVKNLVNQPYKYGFITDIESETIPRGLNEEIIRLISAKKKEPEFMLDFRLRAYHQWQKMTEPSWPHVSYPAIDYQNIIYYSAPKQKKEKLNSLEEVDPTLIETFEKLGIPLSEQKRLSNVAVDAIFDSVSIATTFKEKLAEQGVIFCSISEALQEHPDLVQKYLGSVVPVGDNYFAALNSAVFSDGSFVFIPKGVACPMELSTYFRINNGETGQFERTLIVAEEGASVSYLEGCTAPMYDSNQLHAAVVELVALDNADIKYSTVQNWYAGDANGKGGIYNFVTKRGLCKGVNSKISWTQVETGSAITWKYPSCVLVGDNSVGEFYSIALTNNKQQADTGTKMIHIGRNTKSTIISKGISAGNSQNSYRGLVKMGPKAKGARNYSQCDSMLIGDNAEANTFPYIQVDNNSAKVEHEASTSKIGEDQLFYFAQRGISEEDAVSMLVSGFCKDVLSKLPMEFAAEADKLLSLKLEGTVG from the coding sequence ATGAGTGCAACCACCGTTAAAAACCTCGTTAACCAACCCTACAAGTACGGTTTCATCACCGATATCGAATCGGAAACCATCCCCCGCGGTTTGAATGAGGAGATTATTCGCCTAATTTCGGCAAAAAAGAAGGAACCGGAATTCATGCTCGATTTTCGTCTCCGGGCCTATCATCAATGGCAAAAGATGACCGAACCCAGTTGGCCGCACGTTTCCTATCCTGCCATTGATTATCAAAATATTATCTACTACTCTGCACCCAAACAGAAAAAAGAAAAACTCAACAGTCTTGAAGAAGTTGACCCCACTTTAATCGAAACCTTTGAAAAATTAGGCATTCCCCTTTCGGAACAAAAACGCCTGTCTAACGTGGCCGTCGATGCTATTTTTGACAGCGTTTCTATCGCCACAACTTTTAAAGAAAAACTAGCAGAACAGGGGGTTATTTTCTGTTCTATTTCGGAAGCTTTACAGGAACATCCCGACTTGGTGCAGAAATATCTCGGCAGTGTAGTTCCCGTGGGGGATAATTATTTTGCCGCTCTTAATTCTGCTGTTTTTAGCGATGGTTCCTTTGTTTTTATCCCCAAAGGTGTCGCCTGTCCGATGGAATTGTCCACCTATTTTCGGATTAATAACGGTGAGACGGGACAATTTGAAAGAACTTTAATTGTCGCTGAAGAAGGGGCATCGGTAAGTTATTTAGAGGGTTGCACCGCTCCGATGTACGATAGTAATCAACTTCATGCCGCCGTCGTGGAATTAGTCGCCCTCGATAATGCGGATATTAAATATTCGACGGTACAAAATTGGTATGCTGGCGATGCCAATGGGAAGGGAGGTATTTACAATTTCGTCACTAAACGGGGTCTGTGTAAAGGAGTTAATTCTAAGATTTCTTGGACGCAGGTGGAAACTGGTTCGGCGATTACTTGGAAGTATCCCAGTTGTGTCTTAGTCGGCGATAATTCCGTTGGGGAATTCTACTCAATTGCCCTAACTAATAATAAACAACAGGCCGATACAGGTACGAAAATGATTCACATCGGCCGCAACACCAAGAGTACAATTATTTCTAAGGGAATTTCGGCGGGTAACTCCCAAAATAGCTATCGCGGGTTAGTGAAAATGGGACCGAAAGCCAAGGGAGCAAGAAATTACTCCCAGTGTGATTCTATGCTGATTGGAGATAATGCCGAAGCTAACACTTTTCCCTATATTCAGGTGGATAACAACAGTGCTAAAGTAGAACACGAAGCTTCTACCTCTAAAATCGGTGAAGACCAATTATTCTACTTCGCACAACGGGGTATTTCCGAGGAAGATGCTGTCTCTATGTTAGTCAGTGGTTTCTGTAAGGATGTCCTCAGTAAATTACCGATGGAATTCGCCGCCGAAGCTGATAAACTCCTCAGTCTCAAGCTCGAAGGAACCGTCGGGTAA